In one Heteronotia binoei isolate CCM8104 ecotype False Entrance Well chromosome 1, APGP_CSIRO_Hbin_v1, whole genome shotgun sequence genomic region, the following are encoded:
- the TSTD1 gene encoding thiosulfate:glutathione sulfurtransferase, whose product MKALRKLLGANIARVNMSSVERAKVISYEDVKKLVAKGEAQIFDVRSPEEVANGKIVNAVNIPVAEVEEALKMDPETFKMKYGVNKPRLDDENLVFHCQIGKRGARAAEIALALGYTKARNYAGGYKEWSEKEGK is encoded by the exons ATGAAAGCCTTGCGGAAGCTGCTGGGTGCGAATATTGCGCGGGTGAACATGAGCAGCGTGGAGAGAG CAAAAGTGATTTCCTATGAGGATGTAAAGAAGCTGGTGGCCAAAGGGGAGGCCCAGATTTTTGACGTCCGGTCACCAGAAGAAGTAGCCAATGGAAAAATTGTAAATGCTGTTAATATTCCAG TGGCAGAGGTTGAAGAAGCTTTGAAAATGGACCCGGAAACATTTAAAATGAAGTATGGGGTGAACAAGCCACGGCTGGATGATGAAAACTTGGTTTTCCACTGCCAGATAGGCAAAAGAGGGGCCCGAGCTGCAGAAATAGCCTTGGCACTTGGCTATACCAA GGCTCGCAACTATGCTGGAGGCTACAAGGAGTGgtcagagaaagaaggaaagtga